A genomic region of Mesorhizobium sp. NZP2077 contains the following coding sequences:
- a CDS encoding polysaccharide deacetylase family protein — protein sequence MIDGGEAIRKLALNFARYTGLAPLARPFVGGIGAILMLHRVTATPEKPNSVNRHLNIAPSFLDAVLADMKADGYAFVSMDEAVERIKAGGKGGRFATITADDAYRDNMTEALPVLEKHGAPITIYVAPGLIDGTADLWWDVAEDIVNASNRLTLATSNGPTAIDCATPARKNQAIARLHAYLTTEVREEDLRTVLRDLAASNGVDADASRLRTLMNWDEIRSVAAHPLVTIGAHTINHSNLKRLSEADARHEIGAVRDMLRAELGREPRHFAYPYGYASAVGCREVGFVRDAGYASAVTTRHGVLRAEHAGFLQALPRISINGRYQNLAHIRTMLSGVTTPLANAGKMVVTI from the coding sequence ATGATCGACGGTGGGGAGGCAATCCGGAAACTGGCGCTCAATTTCGCCCGCTATACCGGCCTCGCACCGCTCGCCAGGCCGTTTGTCGGCGGCATCGGCGCCATCCTGATGCTGCACCGCGTGACGGCGACACCGGAAAAGCCGAACAGCGTCAACCGTCATCTGAACATCGCGCCCAGTTTCCTCGACGCGGTGCTCGCCGACATGAAGGCGGACGGCTATGCCTTCGTGTCGATGGACGAGGCCGTGGAGCGCATCAAGGCAGGCGGCAAGGGCGGCCGCTTCGCCACCATCACCGCCGACGATGCCTATCGTGACAACATGACCGAGGCCCTGCCGGTGCTGGAAAAGCACGGCGCGCCGATCACCATCTATGTCGCGCCCGGCCTGATCGATGGCACCGCCGATCTGTGGTGGGATGTGGCCGAGGACATCGTCAATGCCTCCAATCGCCTGACCCTGGCAACCTCGAACGGTCCAACCGCGATCGATTGCGCGACCCCCGCCAGGAAAAATCAGGCGATAGCCCGGCTGCACGCCTACCTCACAACGGAGGTTCGCGAGGAAGATTTGCGGACCGTACTACGCGATCTGGCCGCCTCAAACGGCGTCGACGCGGACGCCTCGCGGCTGCGGACACTGATGAACTGGGATGAGATCCGCAGTGTTGCCGCTCATCCGCTGGTGACCATCGGCGCCCATACGATCAACCACAGCAATCTGAAGCGGCTTTCCGAGGCCGATGCGCGCCACGAGATCGGCGCTGTAAGGGACATGTTGCGTGCCGAGCTTGGCAGGGAGCCGCGCCATTTCGCCTATCCCTATGGCTATGCCAGCGCTGTCGGCTGCCGCGAAGTCGGCTTTGTCCGTGATGCCGGCTATGCCTCCGCCGTGACGACCCGCCATGGCGTGCTGCGCGCCGAACATGCCGGCTTCCTGCAGGCCTTGCCGCGCATTTCTATCAATGGCCGCTACCAGAACCTCGCCCATATCCGCACCATGCTGTCCGGTGTGACGACGCCGCTCGCCAATGCCGGCAAGATGGTGGTCACCATCTGA
- a CDS encoding COX15/CtaA family protein yields MAAISAAAPYVARDRDLHNRALVRGWLYVVLLVLFALVLVGGATRLTESGLSITEWQPIHGVIPPLNDAEWQEEFQRYQQIPQYTELNKGMSIEAFKSIFWWEWAHRLLARSVGLVFALPLLVFWVTRRIERGLGPKLVGILLLGGLQGAIGWWMVASGLVDRVSVSQYRLATHLTLAALIFTATMVVARGLAPHSEPAADRSTQRMAGLIVLLALIQIYLGGLVAGLDAGLSYNTWPLMDGKIIPGDLLILEPAWRNFFESPKTVQFVHRLGAYTVFAVALWHMIATRRRLPGSTHARRATLLFVLVLVQASIGIGTLLMHVPLHMALTHQGFALIVLGFAAAHWRGTKGAYPLPHQISVRS; encoded by the coding sequence ATGGCTGCCATATCAGCCGCCGCGCCATACGTCGCCCGCGACCGCGACCTGCACAACCGCGCACTCGTGCGCGGCTGGCTCTATGTCGTGCTTCTGGTGCTGTTTGCGCTGGTGCTGGTCGGTGGCGCCACGCGGCTTACCGAGTCCGGTCTTTCCATCACCGAATGGCAGCCGATCCATGGCGTCATTCCGCCGCTGAACGATGCCGAGTGGCAAGAGGAATTCCAGCGCTACCAGCAGATCCCGCAATACACCGAGCTCAACAAGGGCATGAGCATCGAGGCGTTCAAGTCGATCTTCTGGTGGGAATGGGCGCACCGTCTGCTGGCGCGCAGCGTCGGCCTGGTTTTCGCCTTGCCGCTGCTGGTCTTCTGGGTAACGCGCCGCATCGAGCGCGGCCTTGGACCAAAGCTGGTCGGCATTCTGCTTCTCGGTGGCCTGCAGGGCGCCATCGGCTGGTGGATGGTGGCCTCCGGCCTGGTCGACCGGGTCTCCGTCAGCCAGTACCGGCTGGCGACGCATTTGACGCTGGCGGCGCTGATCTTCACCGCCACCATGGTCGTCGCCCGTGGGCTGGCGCCGCATTCCGAGCCGGCCGCCGATCGTTCGACACAGCGTATGGCCGGCTTAATCGTGCTACTGGCACTGATCCAGATCTATCTCGGCGGGCTGGTCGCCGGGCTTGATGCCGGTCTGAGCTACAACACCTGGCCGCTGATGGACGGCAAGATCATCCCCGGCGATCTGCTGATCCTCGAGCCGGCATGGCGCAATTTCTTCGAGAGCCCGAAGACGGTGCAGTTCGTCCACCGGCTCGGCGCCTATACGGTCTTCGCAGTCGCGCTCTGGCACATGATCGCCACGCGTCGGCGGCTGCCAGGCTCAACCCATGCCCGCCGCGCGACATTGCTGTTTGTGCTGGTGCTGGTGCAGGCCTCGATCGGCATCGGCACGCTGCTGATGCATGTGCCCCTGCATATGGCGCTCACCCATCAGGGGTTTGCACTGATCGTGCTGGGCTTCGCCGCCGCGCATTGGCGCGGCACTAAGGGCGCTTACCCCCTGCCGCACCAGATCTCGGTCAGGAGCTGA
- a CDS encoding DUF2842 domain-containing protein: MPIRLKKLIGMFLLVALVIIYALVASIFAVARLSESGALVQFLFFLFSGLLWVLPAMGIIKWLMLEPRVKR, translated from the coding sequence ATGCCCATTCGCCTGAAAAAGCTGATCGGAATGTTCCTGCTGGTGGCACTGGTCATCATCTATGCGCTGGTCGCATCGATCTTCGCGGTGGCGCGGCTGTCGGAGTCAGGCGCGCTGGTGCAATTCCTGTTCTTCCTGTTCAGCGGCCTGCTCTGGGTGCTGCCGGCGATGGGCATCATCAAATGGCTGATGCTGGAGCCGCGGGTGAAGCGCTAA
- the argC gene encoding N-acetyl-gamma-glutamyl-phosphate reductase, whose translation MKPKIFIDGEHGTTGLQIRALLAERGDLEIISIPTERRKETAARAEFLNAADVAILCLPDDAAKESVSLIANDTTKVIDASTAHRVAEGWAYGFAEMDKDQAKTIASAKRIANPGCWPQGPIATLRPLVTAGLLPADFPITVNGISGYSGGGRPMIEDYVAKGEDASEFLPYGLTLQHKHVPELRAYAKLSHDPIMQPAVGNFAQGMITVVPLQLGSLDHVPTGAELHAAIADHFAAIKGGVVEVAPYAHLERMPDIDPEIYNGTNRMKVYVFANDKRAQALLLAVYDNLGKGASGAAVQNMDLMLGL comes from the coding sequence ATGAAACCGAAAATCTTCATCGACGGCGAGCACGGCACCACCGGCCTGCAAATCCGGGCGCTGCTTGCCGAGCGTGGCGACCTGGAGATCATTTCCATTCCCACCGAGCGCCGCAAGGAAACGGCGGCGCGCGCCGAATTCCTCAATGCCGCCGATGTCGCGATCCTGTGCCTGCCGGACGATGCGGCGAAGGAGAGTGTTTCGCTGATCGCCAACGACACCACCAAGGTCATCGATGCATCGACCGCGCATCGCGTCGCCGAAGGCTGGGCCTATGGCTTCGCCGAAATGGACAAGGATCAGGCGAAGACCATCGCCTCGGCCAAGCGCATCGCCAATCCCGGCTGCTGGCCGCAAGGACCGATCGCAACGCTGCGGCCGCTGGTCACCGCCGGGCTGTTGCCTGCCGATTTCCCGATCACCGTCAACGGTATTTCGGGCTATTCGGGCGGCGGACGCCCGATGATCGAGGATTATGTCGCCAAGGGCGAGGACGCCTCGGAGTTCCTGCCCTATGGCCTCACCCTGCAGCACAAGCATGTGCCGGAGCTGCGGGCCTATGCGAAGCTGTCGCATGATCCGATCATGCAGCCTGCGGTCGGCAATTTCGCGCAAGGGATGATCACCGTGGTGCCGCTGCAGCTTGGCAGCCTCGACCATGTGCCGACGGGTGCGGAGCTTCATGCCGCCATTGCCGACCATTTCGCCGCCATCAAGGGCGGCGTGGTCGAGGTGGCGCCCTATGCGCATCTGGAGCGCATGCCGGACATCGATCCCGAGATCTACAACGGCACCAACCGCATGAAGGTCTATGTCTTTGCCAACGACAAACGCGCGCAAGCGCTGCTGCTGGCAGTCTACGACAATCTCGGCAAGGGTGCCTCCGGCGCCGCCGTCCAGAACATGGACCTGATGCTCGGGCTCTGA